The window ACTCTGGAGGACATCGTTAGTATAATGCTCACCTTTTAGTGGAGACACAAATTTCTGGTATGGATACTCCTCCACCTATAGCGGAGGTTCCTTTGACAGTTTCGGAGACGAGTGCTCTTCGCAACTTGCTAGCCAACTCTTCTGCTTCTTCCACATCCTCTCATCTTGCCCATTCCGGTATGGCTTCTGCCTTAACAACCTCACAGTCTTCTTCTAACTCTTGGATCATTGATTTATGAGCCTCTGACCATATGACACTTCTAGCTTGTTTAGCTCTTATTTATCTCAATAGAATATAGTTCGGGTTGCAGATGGATCCCTTATACCTATTCTAGGAAAAAGGTCTATTCAGCTTTCTTCTAAGTTACCTTTGAACTCTGTCTTATATGTTCCATCATTCACTTCAAATTTTTATCTGTTAAACGTATTACAGAGTCTCTAAATTTCTCGGTAACATTCTTCCCTTCTCACTATGTTTTTCAGGACATAATAATCGGTCAAACGATTGGTGGGGGTAAAGTTTGCAATGACTTATATATCTTAGAGGATGTGCCCACTTCTTCACCGATGGTCCACTAAGTATCAACTAACTCTCCGTTAGAGTTTTTGCATTCATGGCATAGACGTTGTAGTCATCCCTTATTTGGTGTATTAGAACATTTTTTTCCTACTTTTACTAAGAAATGTAGTAGGTATGACTTTATGTGTGAACCATGTGAACTTTCAAAACACAAACGTTCCAGTTACCCTATTAGTAATCAAAGGAGCATGACTCCTTTTTCTGTCATTCATTCTGATGTTTGGGGCCCGTCTCGGGTTACTGGTCGTTCCGGGTATAGATGGTTTGTCACTTTTATTGATTGTCATACGCGTCTCACCTGGATTTACTTACTTCGTCACAAAAATGAAGTATTTGAAAGCTTTAAATTATTTCATGCTATGATTCATACACAATTTCAAGCTGTTATACAAATCTTACGGACCGACAATGGTACAGAGTATACTAATGGGGATTTTGAGTCTTACTTATTTTCTCATGACATTGTGCATCTTACTACATGTGTCAAAACTTATGAGCAAAATGGGATAGCAAAGAGAAAGAATGGTCATCTTTTGGAGGTTGCTAGGTCTCTCATGTTTACTATGCATGTTCCTAGATTCCTATGGGGATATGCAGTTTTAAATGcatcatatttaattaactgTTTTCCCTCTAATGTTCTTAAGTTCAAGACTCCAACATCATTTCTCCCACATACTTCAAAACGTCCTCTCCCACTTCGTGTCTTTGGGtgtgtttgttttgtttataactCTGCTCCATCGCGTGGAAATTTAGATCCCCGGGCTCTAAAATGTGTCTTTATCGGTTATTCTCCAACTTAGAATGGGTACAAATGCTATCATCCTCCCACTAAACGAGTGTTTGTTAGTCATGATGTCACTTTTTGGGAGTCAACTCCTTATTACACCTCCAGCTCATGTTTACCTCTTCAGGGGGAGAGtttagaaaaagaagaaataaacatGGAGTCTTCTTCCACTCCTATTTACCCTCTTACTTTTCCTAGACAGGAGAAGAGGGAAGCACCTTCTAGTGGAGAATCATGTTTACAGGAGGAAAGGGAAGCACCTTATAGTGGAGAACCATGTTTGAAACTTGGTAGACTGGATGGACCGGATTTGGTGACATACTCACGCAGACAACATGGAGATGTTATATTACCCCCTAAATTGTCTGATCCGGAAGTTAGTCCTATAGTTGCTCCATCTTCCTATACAAATGATAATCCTTCTCTTTCTGATCTTGATCTTCCCATAGTTGCTAGAAAATGTTCTAGAAAATGTAAAGAGCATCCTACTTCTAAtcgtactccgtaaaccggtcactcatatccataaaaccgactccctctaaaacatcatctaaagtcgcatacgttgcttcaacctgaaacagacacttcctcccttgaacccggttcaagagtctgtgacagtttgtgcagtgctgagaacggttttagtctttaaccggactatcaccaaagagtgttgtgtgttgtaagcggccacccttcctgaaaccggaaacaccccggtcctccaagggcgtccccgatcctaacaatatgTACAATGCAAAAGCACTTAGTCATTTTGCTTATCTCATATGAAAACCATTTTATATGGACCCAATCACAGAAGAAAGTGAAGACATCACATATGCATggataagcattgaagtgcaccCTAGAAGTACTCTACTAGTAAAAATGATCATTAATGACAAAAGAGGTAAGCCCACATTCATGGATATTTCATATGCATGGAGGCTAAATAGATGTGCGttctgcaatacttttgaaCATGTCAGTAATAAATGTGTAAAAGCAATTGAAGAATAGCAAAAAATTCTGAAAGTTTAGGAACATAATGAGAAAGCCTAGGAAAATGAAACTAAAGAATCAGGAACTGGAAGACATCTAGAAGAAACTATATATGGAGAAGTAGAGGATGAAAATGTTGAAGATTCaaaggaaagagaagaagaaaaatcagaagaaagagaagatgacgaattagataaagaagaagaagaaaagaattagaggaagaaaaaaGTGACGAATTAGGGGATGAAATCAATGGAAAATTAGAAGATGGAAGTGATAGAAAAGTAGTGGAGGAAAGTGAAGAGGAGACTATGAAAGTATATCAAAACAACTCAAGCAAAGTTGAAGCCAAGGAATACGCAGGTAAAGGTGAAGTTTCTGAAATACCAAAACAAAACTACTTTTATCAGATAAGTGCTAGCTCAATTAAAGAAAATCTAACCCAAGAGAAGTATGTAAACAAAACTCACAAACAGACATCGTCATATGCAGTAGTTCAATCACCAATAGTAAAACCTAGAGCCAAGCAGGTGAGGATGTGACGTGAATATAATCGCTGGATTCGATAAATACATATTTGGATTATAAAGCAGAGTAAGAGTAGTCAAAGAGAAATCTCACAATATAATcagaattttaaaactataaatttCGTATGTTTTTGTTGTATGTTaatgtaatctttgtttgtttgttctGATCAGATACTCTAGGACTGTTATTTGTCATCTTTCAATCAAATCTAGGggttgtctaactttgattttgACCATTTCTCCCATTTTtgaactttttaataaaatgacgctaAACTGTTTTCCCAAAAGATAAGTATGTTAACAAACCAGAAGCTTTTAATACtcgttttatatataaaataaaagtaacaatctaagttttaacatattatctcttaattaaataacaatgtaataaaaacaaaaacagtttattagaaaaaaattcaacacaaaacaataacttaattataacaAAAGCAAACACAATGTTAATAGAAACAAATGTTAACACAAGAAGAAAATAGTGACAAATGTTTATTACACAAAATCCAATAGGACTAGAAAGCACAATTATAGAATAttgcattaataatatataaaaatatattattgtaaattatgtATTTGTTGATATCTTCATTCGGTAACTCCATATTCCAAACCATGCTTTGTAAGGTAGTGTTTACCTTTCATAATAGAcataataattatcaaattagtgtatgtcaatttaaaattatattataaaaatagaacataaatacttaaatttgagctatgaaaaaaaataatgaagctTTAAAATACATACCTtctatttaaatagtttttcaTTAACCAGATCATCAAGCAATAATAGGAATTCCTTCGGGAGGAAAAAACATTTTCTGAAGCTCTTTTTGAAGCGTTTCATACCAACGAGGCTGATGATGttgtcattaaataattaaaatcaaacacaaatattattattattattattattatttatgcaTAACTCaacatgtcttttatttaattttttctttacatataaaaaatagacGTTTTAAATGATCGTAAAGGAATATGGACatgtatgttttttattttggttttctgattttgttttggattttttattaaaaaattaaaaaattatgttatttgaatatttaggTGGTtaattaccaaaaataatttatatttaaatttaataaaaataatttttataccttttctgattttttaaaataataataatcgaTGATAATTTCAAGAAGgtggaattttttttaattaaatgacctgaaatgatattaatatataatgataaaataaattattatttcttaaataataattattttaatattttggttaataaattaagtaaagagATTGATTATCGATTATATAAGTGATGTTTGATTAaagttagattttaaaaaaatgatcgaacaataaaagtattttaattcataaataaaataatttgataattgtagtaataataatgtaataaataatttatgaaaattggttaaaagaaaaaaaaagaatagtaGAAAATTCAAGATAAAACAAGTTTCTACTCTATATGATTTGTGAAATTAAGAAACTAACCTCATTATCTGGAGCAACTAATCCTGATTTATCAGCATCAAtctgtaaaataataatttttaaaagacttGTTTAGactttaaattttgattatttaaataatttatttgaggtATTTAAATAATCGTGTTGTTAGGTaatgaattttgaataattgaGCTAATAGTGAAAAGACTTAAAAtgtagtaatattttattttattttttaaaatattttaatcaataattaattaatttaataaataaaaatatagttaaatggGCAgtcagttatttaaataaccttacTTAACACAccaacaaaatcaaaacaaaaaaaatataaatattaaagagataaaagataataataataataaaattaaaaataaaatacataccCTTGCTTGAATAGTTTGCTCGACAGTATCGATAATAAAGCCAGAGGATTTTAGAAACCTATCCCAAATAGTAGCACAAGCAACTGGGCTAATCAATGTCTTAGATGCCTCCACctgatttattaataatcagctttaaatatataaatatcattaaaaaaaaataatggaaagtagtttataatatttattacccCATCCCAATTATTAGACATTAGACTTCCCTCTCTGCCTTCTTCTAGTAAAGAATTAGAGAGAATTTGTTGAATGTTGTCactttctttattttccaaacgAAATATAGTCATAACAGACATAATATTTACACActgaaatttataatattaaattaatttatttcattataataagaataaaaatatatatatataattagttaggaCAATATATATACCTCGGTTCGACCAGTTTTTATAATGTCCTGAATGTTTTCGGTTCCTTTCCAAGTTCGTGGGATAATTGAGTCGGATGATTCATTCAACAGTATTTGACAAAacctaaatattttaataatcaataagTGGCTCccttgaaataattaattaagaaagcaAGACgtctttaattaattacttcttTTGCATAATCGGCACAATTTTATGGATTTCTTTCCTCACACTTTTCTCGATTATATGTCTTCCATATCCCATCAAAGTTTGAAGTTCTTCCAATTTAGTAGTGTTATCTACCCCAAAGTCCACCAGGGCAGCCCTAAACTCATAGTAAACCAAGTCTGTCTCGTGACGAAAGAGATCATTAAGTTTATCCCACATATTATTTTCGGGTGTTTTCAAAATAGCTCCCATAGACTTGATCAATCCACTTTTTAGTTTTGACATAACTTggtttttaaactcattttgtTTAATTGACCTAATGGAATTCGCATGATCTCTCATTTGAGCCACCAACTTCTTCTTTACATTTACAGATGTCCATTCTATTTTTTTTGCAATTGTCCATTCCACTTGTTGAATCTTTGAatctaaaaaatcaattattattattattagtaagaTTAAGATCTcatgattaataattattatagatCATCTACTAAAAATATATACCTTCGTATGCACTCTCAAACATCGTCAACATCCTAGACCAATTTGCAGCCTGGCTAAATTTTTTCCCTTCATTCAATTCTTTGTcgatttttaatttgaaatcacTTAGAGCTTGGGAAGATAGGTTGTCCAGTAAGGAATCAAATGTTGGTTTGATTTCCTAGCATGCAATGTGTATAATAGATCGAGATATAATCATACAAATAAAGAATAGAAAATAAcctatatatttcaaatttttagagCAATATtcagaaataataatttaattacttgTAACAAGCGCTGTTTTAGCTTCTTTTTTTGTTTAGCTTTAACAAATTCATCGTAAAATCCGGCTTCTTCCTCGTATctgaatgattaattaaattaataaattataatcaaagcCAGAtgcaattaataattaattaattttgataatgacTTACTCGTTTAAGTATTTGTCAATCATTGAAGTAACTTTTTGGCCAAAATTTTGTACTGGAGGGCTACTAACTGCTACTTTGTTGAGACCATTCCTTCAAATTAATTCAGAGCGgaactattaaataaattaattaactattatattaaatataataattataagaataaacTAGTTAATATCCATACCTTGTTAGTAATGAACCCATTAAATTTATCATTGTCAATTTGTTCACATTTAATTTTAGCAATCATCACCTGAAAACATATcatattgttaattttttttaaataacattattggGAGgggaatatttttttgaattgattcatgcaaaaaaaaaaaatcaaaataagtattaagacaatattttattgtttaccAATTTCCTAAAAAATACTAtacaattttttcaattaaaagcGAAACTAACCTAAGTTAATATATagtttagaattattttaatgtataaaagaaagtgtatataactttttttttttaatttaagtgatCTCAGTCCAAAGTTCTTTGACAGGTAATAACAACTCATTTACACTCATATACTGGCAATGCATTAATAAcaatatacattattattattattattattattattaaatggaCAGATAAagacttaaataattaattagagcatcatgtaaaatataattaaatattcaatcaTAATCATGCTCTAATTagtatttaagtttataagttTAAGATTTGATAAGACAAAGGTAATaggtttataaatatatatttgtgttaataacaaattaatgaGCTGTTcacaaaatgttttttttttcaaacaaaactattttattaaaaaaaaaaaagttagataatcaaagaaataaatgaataaGAGTATAATAGA is drawn from Impatiens glandulifera chromosome 3, dImpGla2.1, whole genome shotgun sequence and contains these coding sequences:
- the LOC124930111 gene encoding protein ROOT HAIR DEFECTIVE 3-like, giving the protein MEDVTELRKRFSSPSEASLQIKPLVPAIDFVRSTFQIWDKIVNDRTLDIPSHQVVIEVVIEVWITNFSRPLPARQSTSAALLRCSFGARYEEEAGFYDEFVKAKQKKKLKQRLLQEIKPTFDSLLDNLSSQALSDFKLKIDKELNEGKKFSQAANWSRMLTMFESAYEDSKIQQVEWTIAKKIEWTSVNVKKKLVAQMRDHANSIRSIKQNEFKNQVMSKLKSGLIKSMGAILKTPENNMWDKLNDLFRHETDLVYYEFRAALVDFGVDNTTKLEELQTLMGYGRHIIEKSVRKEIHKIVPIMQKK